From Peromyscus eremicus chromosome 3, PerEre_H2_v1, whole genome shotgun sequence, one genomic window encodes:
- the Tmem176a gene encoding transmembrane protein 176A yields the protein MMSTDMETADAGKVALETPQPTHIDVHIHQESALAKLLLAGCSMLRLPASASTRNLGSSRLLVASWVVQIVLGVLSVALGGILYICQYFAMKTSGAPIWTGIVAMLAGAVAFLHKKRGGTCWALLRILLVLTSFGTAVAAIIIAAPEFHVYRYYISYDDCLGDSSNRWPTKPPSTPGPEEADRIALCMFYTSMLKPLLISLQAMLFGVWALLLLASLTPVCIYFWKRFFTKAETDEKKLLGANVI from the exons ATGATGTCCACAGACATGGAGACTGCAGATGCCGGGAAGGTGGCCCTTGAGACCCCACAACCCACCCACATCGATGTGCACATCCACCAGGAGTCTGCTCTGGCCAAACTCCTGCTGGCCGGATGCTCCATGCTACGGCTCCCAGCATCTGCCTCAACCAGGAATCTGGGCAGCAGCCGGCTGCTGGTGGCCTCCTGG GTGGTGCAGATAGTGCTGGGGGTTCTGAGTGTGGCTCTGGGTGGAATCCTCTACATCTGCCAGTATTTCGCCATGAAAACCTCAGGTGCCCCGATCTGGACTGGGATCGTG GCTATGCTGGCTGGAGCCGTTGCCTTCCTTCACAAGAAACGGGGTGGTACCTGCTGG GCCCTGTTGAGGATCCTTCTTGTGCTGACAAGTTTCGGCACGGCAGTGGCTGCCATCATTATTGCAGCTCCTGAGTTCCATGTTTACCGATACTACATCAGCTATGATGACTGTCTAGGCGACTCTTCAAATCGCTGGCCCACCAAGCCCCCCAGCACCCCAGGTCCCGAAGAAGCTGACAGGATAGCCCTGTGCATGTTCTACACAAGCATGCTAAAG CCCCTGCTCATAAGTCTCCAAGCAATGCTCTTCGGTGTCTGGGCACTGCTGCTCCTGGCTTCTCTCACCCCTGTATGTATTTACTTCTGGAAAAGATTCTTCACAAAGGCG gaaacagacgagaagaAACTGCTGGGTGCAAATGTCATCTAG
- the Tmem176b gene encoding transmembrane protein 176B yields the protein MTQTTVTVNGAEVASALPQSTHINVHIHHQSALEQLLRAIGSPKKFFSCLQDTGPSKASIHHGQLALGVTQILLGFVSCVLGVCIYFGPWTGLCASGCAFWSGSVAIVAGAATIVHEKRRGKLSGHISCLLILACIATAVAATVLGVNSLIWQTSASYYFKISSTCDPLQSSMGSGYGITRYTSSSDWRIERCQSYLNIMMNLFLAFCIMFTIVCILKIVVSLASLGLSLRSMCGQSSQALDEEETEKKLLGGDSTPPSPSKEIPVIL from the exons ATGACCCAAACCACGGTGACAGTGAATGGAGCTGAAGTGGCCTCCGCACTCCCTCAGTCCACCCACATCAACGTCCACATCCACCACCAATCAGCTTTGGAGCAGCTGCTGAGAGCCATAGGCTCCCCAAAGAAGTTTTTCTCCTGCCTTCAGGACACTGGACCCTCCAAGGCCAGCATCCACCATGGGCAGCTGGCTCTAGGG GTGACCCAGATATTGCTGGGGTTTGTGAGCTGTGTTCTTGGGGTGTGTATCTACTTTGGGCCCTGGACTGGGCTGTGTGCCTCTGGCTGTGCCTTCTGGTCAGGGTCTGTG GCAATTGTAGCCGGAGCTGCCACCATTGTCCATGAGAAGCGACGGGGAAAACTGTCC GGCCACATATCCTGTCTGCTCATCCTGGCTTGCATTGCTACAGCTGTGGCTGCTACCGTTCTGGGTGTGAACAGCTTAATCTGGCAGACGAGTGCTTCCTACTATTTCAAGATCAGTTCCACGTGTGACCCCTTACAATCTAGCATGGGCAGTGGGTATGGGATAACGCGATACACCAGCAGCTCAGACTGGAGGATAGAGAGGTGCCAATCCTACCTGAACATAATGATG AACTTGTTCCTAGCATTCTGCATCAtgttcacaattgtctgtatCCTGAAGATTGTTGTGTCTTTGGCTTCCCTGGGACTGAGTCTCCGAAGTATGTGTGGCCAGAGCTCCCAGGCCCTG gatgaggaagagacagagaagaagcttCTTGGGGGAGATTCAACACCTCCCTCCCCAAGCAAGGAAATTCCTGTTATCCTGTGA